From a single Rhizobium lusitanum genomic region:
- a CDS encoding sulfite oxidase-like oxidoreductase: MSDDQIPTDSKLTTSKRRWAAEGKFLTGRISRPETERLPPGQHLVKNWPVLDLGQQPQVSLSSWRLDVRGLVETPLSLDWTAFQAIEQSSKVSDIHCVTTWSRYDNRWEGVSTRDLLDLAMPKAEAHYVMLTSYDGYTTNLPLADFAAEDAILATAWEGQPLTREHGGPMRLVVPHLYFWKSAKWLTRIELIATDKAGFWEENGYHMFGDPWREQRYSDD; encoded by the coding sequence ATGAGCGACGATCAGATCCCCACCGATAGCAAGCTCACCACCTCCAAGCGCCGTTGGGCGGCCGAGGGCAAGTTTTTGACCGGGCGGATCAGCCGGCCGGAAACGGAGCGTTTGCCGCCGGGGCAGCATCTGGTCAAGAACTGGCCGGTGCTTGATCTCGGTCAGCAGCCGCAGGTGTCGCTGTCGAGCTGGCGGCTTGATGTGCGCGGGCTGGTGGAAACGCCGCTTAGCCTTGATTGGACGGCCTTCCAGGCGATCGAACAGAGCAGCAAGGTCAGCGATATCCACTGCGTCACGACATGGTCGCGTTACGATAACCGCTGGGAGGGCGTTTCTACTCGCGACCTGCTCGACCTCGCCATGCCGAAGGCCGAGGCGCATTATGTCATGCTGACCAGCTATGACGGCTATACGACCAATCTTCCGCTTGCCGATTTTGCCGCTGAAGATGCGATCCTCGCCACCGCCTGGGAAGGCCAGCCTCTGACACGCGAGCATGGCGGGCCGATGCGCCTCGTCGTGCCGCATCTCTATTTCTGGAAGAGTGCCAAGTGGCTGACCCGCATCGAGCTGATCGCCACCGACAAGGCCGGTTTCTGGGAGGAAAACGGCTATCACATGTTCGGCGATCCCTGGCGCGAGCAGCGTTATTCCGACGACTGA